In Panacibacter microcysteis, the genomic stretch TAATGTGGGCATGATTTTCATGTTTGCAATTGAGCAGGAATACGATGAGCTTGATATGGCCATACGTATGTTTCAAAATGCCATGATGCGCGTACGCTATTCCAGTATACCGGTGGTTATTGCACCGCACGGCCTTACACTTGGGGGCGGTTGCGAAATGAATTTACACGCAGATAAGATCTGTGCTGCGGCAGAAACATATATCGGGCTCGTGGAACTGGGCGTTGGTCTTATACCAGGTGGCGGAGGCACAAAAGAGTTTGTATTGCGTGCCTCAGACGAAATGCACGAAGATGAGCCTGAAACAATTACCCTGAAAAGCAGATTTTTCAATATTGCAACGGCAAAGGTTGCTACATCTGGTTTTGAAGCGTATGACCTGGGCATCCTCCGCAAAGGTCGCGATGAAGTGGTCATCAACCAGGGTCGCAGAATTGCCGAAGCTAAACGCAGCGTGATTGAGCTTTACGACAGTGGGTATACAATGCCGGTTCAACGCAACGATATTAAAGTGTTGGGAAGGTCTGCTTTGGGTGCGTTGTATGCAGGCATCAATGGCATGTGGCGCGGCAACTACGCAACAGATCATGATGCGTTGGTAGCACGTAAACTCGCATACGTTATGTGTGGTGGAGATCTGAGTGAACAAACATTGGTAACAGAACAATATTTGCTCGATCTTGAACGCGAAGCTTTCCTCGGTCTGTGCGGGGAACGAAAAACACTGGAGCGTTTGCAGAGTGTTTTAAAAAGCGGAAAGCCATTGAGAAATTAGTAACAAAATTCATTTGTGAAATACCTGTTCATAAGTGAGCAGGTATTTTTTTGCCCGTTAATAATATGGTTGATTTTTTGGTAGTCGGCTCAGGGTTTTCATGGCATCGCCTGTTGCCACGCTCGGTTCGGGGTTCCGTTTTTATGGCAACTGCAGCGCCCCTTTTCTGCTACTCCAAGGAAAATCCAGGTACGCAAGGGCACATGCTTAATAAGCAGGGTTGTTAGCGTCTTATGTATGTTGGTCAAACTGTACAACCTTGATAAATTTCCGTCAAAGTAGTTGATGCCCCTGTTGAATTAAAGGTAATTGTATCGCCGGTTGCTTTGTATTCTGTGAGTTCCCGCTGGTTGCCTGCATTTATATCAAACACCTTTACATCCACACTTTCAGAATCAACAGGTATATACGCAATAACACCGGCTTACATGCAATTTCTTTTTTGCTTCTCAACTATTTGTCCGAAAAGCCCGGTTATCATTTTCAACACTTTTATTTTAAACCAGGCAACACAAAAATTACCTGCTACAATGCAAAAGATCGGGTAAAATATTTACTTTTCACGCTTATGAATCGCATCGACAGGGTTACAGCTATATTGATACAACTCCAGTCAAGGAAGATTGTAAAAGCGCAGGATATTGCTGAGCGGTTCAATATCAGCCTGCGCACTGTATACCGGGATGTTAAAACCCTGGAAGAAGCAGGCATTCCCGTTATAGGTGAAGCAGGTGTTGGCTACTCAATCATGGATGGTTACCGCCTGCCTCCGGTAATGTTTACCAAAGAAGAAGCCACTGCATTTTTAACTGCAGAAAAGATCGTAGAAAAATTTACAGACGCTTCTACCGAAGCCAGCTATAAATCTGCCATGTATAAAGTTAGGGCAGTCTTACGCAGCACAGAGAAAGACCTGCTCGAAAACATGGAGCAGCATATAGAAGTGCTGAGACCTGTTTTACCCTTCGAAGCAGACAATGCAAAAGATAAACTGCAGCCGTTTTTAAGAAGTGTGGCCGAACAGCGGGTAATTAAAATACAATACAAAGCATTCCATTCAGAAGAAACAACAGAGAGACTGATTGAACCCGTAGGCATCTTTTATTCATCAGGTTACTGGCATGCGCTCGCTTATTGCAGGCTGCGTAAAGATTACCGGGATTTCAGGGCAGACAGGATACAATCCATACAAACCACGGAAGAACAATACAAAACGGAACACCCAAGTCTTAAAACGTATCTTGATAAAATAATGCATCAACAGCAACTCGAAAAAATCGTATTGCGTGTTGACAAAGAAGCAGCAAAATACCTGCAGGCGCAAAAGTTATATTACGGGTTTGTAAGTGAACAACCTGTTGATGATGACCGGATCGAAATGACCTTTCTTTCTGCCTACCGGGAAAGTTTTGTGAGATGGTACATTACTTTTGCTGACCATGCCGAACTGTTATATCCTGTTATTTTGAAAGAGCATGTCAAAAGATATATCCAGGCATTGGCTGTAAAACTCCTGTAATCTATTTGTGTTTCCGCAGGTTCCTTTTTATCCAGGTAATTGCTTTTTGAACATAGTATGCTTCATCATGCTGCAGCCTGTACAGAAGCTCATTGATGGCTTCATGCGTGGAAGCGTCCCGTGTATACCATTCTACCAAAACAAGTGCAAGTCTCCGTTGCCAGGAATCGCTGGCTTTACTGAGTTTTCCGGCCAGTGCAAAAATTTCCCGCTGGTGTGTCTTGCGCAAAGGCTTTAAAGACTGCATGCCCAGTGTATCACAAACAGACCAGTCTTCCAGTAGACCGGCAAATTTTTCTACCAGTCGTAACGACCG encodes the following:
- a CDS encoding helix-turn-helix transcriptional regulator; translated protein: MNRIDRVTAILIQLQSRKIVKAQDIAERFNISLRTVYRDVKTLEEAGIPVIGEAGVGYSIMDGYRLPPVMFTKEEATAFLTAEKIVEKFTDASTEASYKSAMYKVRAVLRSTEKDLLENMEQHIEVLRPVLPFEADNAKDKLQPFLRSVAEQRVIKIQYKAFHSEETTERLIEPVGIFYSSGYWHALAYCRLRKDYRDFRADRIQSIQTTEEQYKTEHPSLKTYLDKIMHQQQLEKIVLRVDKEAAKYLQAQKLYYGFVSEQPVDDDRIEMTFLSAYRESFVRWYITFADHAELLYPVILKEHVKRYIQALAVKLL
- a CDS encoding DNA alkylation repair protein; translated protein: MSAALKEIQDALRMNASKEAMAAQVKFLPGVTKSYGVYMPVINDLAKQYKTGGFDLIEQLWQAGHLEEKMIAAKILGCIAKKDPQRSLRLVEKFAGLLEDWSVCDTLGMQSLKPLRKTHQREIFALAGKLSKASDSWQRRLALVLVEWYTRDASTHEAINELLYRLQHDEAYYVQKAITWIKRNLRKHK